One Zeugodacus cucurbitae isolate PBARC_wt_2022May chromosome 3, idZeuCucr1.2, whole genome shotgun sequence genomic region harbors:
- the LOC114804559 gene encoding uncharacterized protein LOC114804559, giving the protein MISDETSPCTPEATCSKQGAIKQISISYSKFISESDVLISYCTRFSSLPIEDHSKSLLEVKNESLHELWTRLQAAYDAISLVHLKTTYVKYESCLDLFNETKAMISDQLQLKNISAPTPQPRVELPQVQAPEASRGIHFEVPACDTEIFDGSYEQWPSFRDMFTTKYINHPKLTQAQKLYHLRYKTKGQAGIIVKSFALNDENFNFAWEALNIKCENEKFIADKQMEILNNLPQMEKEIRKIQFKEAQKSKCRNERELVEKQVKILLNLPRMRKTTSAEFNKVLSAVTNCLFILSTLNVSTHSWDPILVYVCTAALPAESILLWEQSLPSRKKCPTWQQMKDFLTAQYEIAQIVEASRNRSSLKIQSFTTERHKYTSCELCAKVHKLKFCKKLKKLNIIERNNFVRAKRLCINCLSHAHTLKDCQSKYNCVYCRKRHHSMLHYCTFSSSH; this is encoded by the coding sequence atgatTTCTGATGAAACAAGTCCATGTACACCAGAAGCTACATGCTCAAAACAGGGTGCTATAAAGCAAATAAGCATTTCATATTCCAAATTTATTTCTGAAAGTGACGTTCTTATAAGCTACTGCACTCGATTTTCATCTTTACCGATTGAAGACCACTCTAAATCGTTATTAGAAGTAAAAAACGAAAGTCTTCACGAATTGTGGACACGTCTCCAAGCTGCATATGACGCTATATCACTAGTACATTTAAAAACAACTTACGTCAAATATGAGAGTTGTTTAGACCTGTTTAATGAGACAAAAGCTATGATCTCCGATCAATTACAACTTAAAAATATAAGTGCACCTACTCCCCAACCGAGAGTAGAGTTGCCACAAGTACAAGCGCCAGAGGCAAGTAGAGGCATCCATTTCGAGGTGCCAGCATGTGACACAGAAATATTTGATGGAAGTTAtgaacaatggccgtccttccgggacatgtttaCAACCAAGTACATAAACCATCCCAAATTAACACAAGCGCAAAAACTGTATCACTTGCGATACAAAACTAAGGGTCAAGCAGGCATAATAGTCAAATCGTTCGCATTAAATGACGAAAACTTCAATTTCGCTTGGGAAGCTCTGAatataaaatgcgaaaatgaaaaatttatagcCGATAAACAAATGGAGATATTAAATAACTTGCCTCAAATggaaaaagaaataagaaaaatacaattcaaagaagcgcaaaaatcaaaatgcagaAATGAAAGAGAATTGGTCGAAAAACAAGTCAAGATATTACTGAACTTGCCTAGAATGCGAAAAACAACGAGTGCAGAATTTAATAAAGTTCTTTCCGCTGTTACTAATTGTTTGTTCATTCTGTCGACACTAAATGTTTCCACACACAGTTGGGACCCTATACTGGTATATGTCTGCACCGCAGCATTACCAGCAGAATCAATACTTTTGTGGGAGCAATCGCTCCCCTCACGAAAAAAATGCCCAACATGGCAACAAATGAAAGACTTTCTAACTGCCCAATATGAAATAGCGCAAATAGTAGAAGCAAGTAGAAATAGAAGCTCTTTGAAAATACAATCATTCACAACTGAACGCCATAAATATACGTCATGTGAACTTTGTGCAAAAGTACATAAactaaaattttgcaaaaaattaaaaaaattaaatattatcgaaagaaataattttgtaagaGCAAAAAGGCTTTGTATAAATTGCTTGTCACATGCGCATACACTTAAAGATTGCCAAAGCAAATATAATTGCGTCTATTGCCGGAAAAGACACCATTCTATGCTTCACTATTGCACGTTTTCGAGCTCACATTAA